The sequence ACGGCTGGCATGGACCTTCCTGGGGAGGGTGGCGCGGTTACGGGTGGCACAGGTCGCCCTGGGCGGGCCATGGTTTCGGACACCATCACTGATCTGGCTGGCCCTCGCGGTCGAGCCTCCGCGCGCCCGTGACAGCGGCGTCCGCGAAACCGTAGCGTTCGGGCTTGAGACTGTCCCGCGCAAGAACGCCCCGCTGGATTCCACCGCTCCGCCGTCCTATCCTTTTCCGATGCCGGCGCAGTTTCGGCCGTCGGAGCCAAATCAGCCAAAGGATTTTCCGCGTGGGAGGAGGGGGGATGGGCAGAGCTTGGACGACCCTGTGGATTGCCGTGAATGTCCTCACCGGGTGCACTCACGAGCCGAGCGCGTCCGGCCTCGCCACGCTGCCGACCGTGGACCTTGCTGGCGCCCGTACCGACGCCGCCAATGCCGCTTTGGAAGCGAACCAGGTGAAAGCCCTGTATGAAAATTGTGTCAACCGATTGGGCGAAGACGCTCCGGGTTGTAAGACGCTCCGGTGGATGTACGATGATGCCAAGATGCGCTACCACGCTGCTACGGGAACACCTAGCTCCGGATCGGCAAGTCCTTGAGCTAGAGGCGCGGCGGCAAGGGGCTCCCCGTCGCTGCCGGTCGCCACTGGGGAATGCCCTGCGACAGACGGTGTGGGCGATGGCCGCGACCACCCTGTTAGGCGCTTGCGCCCCAAGCCCGAGCGTCCGCCCCACGAACGATTCCGAGCTCGAGGAAGCGGCCAACGACCTGGAAGATTCCAAATATGAATACGAAGCCTGTTTGCGGGAACAAGAGGAGGACGACAATCTATCCTGCGAGGAGTTGAAGGAAATGTACGAGGAAGACCGTCGGGCCTATGACCAAGCCCTGGCCAAACAGGCGAGGCTAGCCGGCAAAGGCGCCCGCTGAAGAGAACAGCGCCGTTGCAAGCACCTTGCGCGCGCCCTCCGGAACTTTCGCACCGGAAGGGCGCGAAGGCTACCCTAGACGGGCGGCGCACGCCGTCCCATCACGAAGAAGACGACGGCCAGAATGAGGCCCACCACGAACAAAATCCAGGCGATTTGGACGGCGGTGCCCGCGATTCCGCTGAATCCCAGGACGCCCGCGACGATGGCGATGATGAGAAAGGTCACGGCCCAGCTGAACATTGGATCCCTCCATGGCGGTCGGAATTGAAAAGAGGCTTATCCAATCAGACCCATATCGGGGCGCTTTGCTCCCGTTCCGCCCGCGTAGGACGAGCGGCTGCACCAGGGGTACGAGGGCGTATGCCGATAAGTCCCAGCGGGCCGATTTCCAGGACTAGGACCGGCGCTCCCGGGAAGGATCGGGCAATAAGGGCGGGGGCTGGGTGGAAGCGGCGAGACGGCGGAGGCTGCGGTAACGATAGACCCAGTAGCCGCAAATCACCAAGGTCCCCAAAGTCACCGCGACCAGGCAGAGTTGGAACAAGCCCCTCAGCGCCGCGAGCTCATCCATCAGTTGGTCGGGGCGCACTGCCCGGCGCGGCTCCGGCACGGGACGCAAGCGGGGGTGGTCGATCCAAAGCGTGTCGAGACCCTGCCCCTCGTTACGCGCGGCATAGGTTTCGAGCGCCCGTAGATCATCCTTCAATTCTTGGAAAGCCTTAAGATCCTCGGCGCCGACCCGACCTACGGCAACGCTCTTTTCGAGATTCTTGAGCCGCACCTCCACGGATTCGGCCAGGAGGGCGTTGAATTTGTCCTGCAAAGCGTCCATCTGCTGGCGGATGGCCCGGATTCGCCCGTCGCCGCTCGTTGCCTGCGCGCGCAGCTGGGCCTCGACCCGATCCAAGAACCCATGGACCTGGAAGAACAACAGCAACACGGTCGCCCACAGCAGGAGGAGGGCGATCGCCGCCGCGACCCGGACCCGCCGCCTTGGAACCGGCGGCCACGGGTGACCCGCCGCCTGCTGCGGGATCGGCAATTCGGCGGTGTCCCGCCGGCTAGGCAATGGCTCGTGCATGCGTTTCCCCCGCCGGACCCGCGCCACCCTGGAATGCTGCCACCCCGGCGTTGCTTTGGCCGGCCACTATCGCAAAATCCGCGTTACCGGTCAATCGAACCGCGCGCCGCGGTCATGATGCCTTTCATGTCGGCGACGGCGCGGGCCAATCCGGAAAACAGCGCCCGCGCCACGATGGCATGGCCGATGTTCAATTCCCGAATCTGGGGAATCCGGCTCACGGCGTCGACATTGTGGTAGTGTAGGCCATGGCCTGCGTTCACGATCAGGCCCGCGTCCTGGGCCAGGGCCGCAGCCACCCGCAGGCGTTGTAGCTCGCTGTCCCGGGCCGCGGCCGATGCCGCCTCAGCATACTGGCCGGTATGCAATTCCACCACCGGCGCTCCGGCCCGGGCCGCCGCCTCGATCTGCCGGGCCTCGGGATCGATGAACAGGGAAACCTCCACCCCCGCTTCGCCCAGCTTCTCACAGGCGAAACGCACCCGGTCAAAGTTCCCGGCCACGTCCAGCCCCCCCTCCGTGGTCAGCTCCTCGCGCCGTTCTGGCACCAGGCAGCAAGCCGCGGGCCGCACTCGGGTGGCGATGGCGAGCATCTCGTCGGTCACCGCCATTTCCAGATTCAGACGGGTTTGCACCAGCGCCGCCAGCAACTCGATGTCGCGGTCTTGAATATGCCGCCGGTCCTCCCTAAGGTGCGCGGTGATGCCGTCGGCACCGGCCTCCTCGGCGGTTAAGGCCGCCTGGACGACTTCCGGAAACTTGGTGCGGCGCGCTTGCCGAATGGTGGCAACATGGTCGATGTTCACGCCCAACAGAATAGGCTGCACGGGCTTCATGGCAATTCCTTCCTCTCCACTGGCTTGAAAAGATCCCGGCTCTTGAGGGTGCGGCCATTGAGATGGGCATGGATCACCCGCCGCAGGAGCCGTTTGGCTTCGGCAAGTTCCCCGGCCTCGGCAAAACGCCGCTGCCTAAGGGCAATCAGGGTCGCGCCGCTCACGGTATCCTCCCCGGCCTGGTCCGTTGCCACCGGACCTTGGTCGATGACGTAAACATAGCGCTTGGCGGGATCGATGGCATCCCCGCTGACCGCCTCCCGGTCCAGGGCCAGGCCATAGCCGATCTCGTCCAGCAGAGCGACCTCGAAATCGCGCAGCGTGCGCTCCCGGCCTTTCCCCGCTCCCAGCTGGCGCAGGGCCGCCAGATACAGCCGGAACACCCCCGGATGGGGATCGTGAACGGGCAGCAACTTCAGCAGCAGCTCGTTGAGATAAAACCCGCAGAAGAGATCCTGCCCGGTCAGCGGGATAGCCTCCTCGCCCGGTTCCGCCCCGGTCACCACGGGAAGCTCGCCGCGGCCGCTCCAGGAAAGCCGTAACGGAATGAATGGTTGCAACCACCGCGCCAATGGCGCCCGACCACGTTGCGCGCCCTTGGCTAGGAGCCGCACACGACCATGGTCCGCCGAAAAAGCCTCCACCAGCAGGCTGGTCTCACGATAGGCCCGCCGGTGGAGGACCACCGCCTCGGCCAACGCTACCCGGCCAAATCCGGCCGGGAACCCGCCCATCATCCCATCACTCGACAAATCCCAAGCTGCGCAGGGCCCGCTCGTCGTCGGACCAGTTTTCCTTCACCTTGACCCACAGCTCCAGGTAAACCTTGCCGTCGAACAGTCGTTCCATGTCGCACCGCGCCCGCTCGCCGACCTTCTTTAACACCTCGCCCTGACGTCCGATCACGATGGCCTTCTGCCCTTCCCGCTCCACCCAGATGAGCGCATGGATGCGCCGCAGGGCACCTTCGGTCTGGAATTTCTCAATCTCCACCGTGAGCGCGTGGGGCACTTCCTGACCCAGGGCTCGCAGCAGCTTCTCGCGGACGATCTCAGCGGCCAGGAAGCGTTCCGACCGATCGGTGATCTGGTCCTCCGGGAAGATCGGCTCACCTTCCGGTAGGTGTTCCAGAATCTCCCGTTCCAGGGCCTCCAGATTGTCGCCCTTCAAGGCCGACAACGGAACCATAGCGGCGAAGGGGTAGCGCGCCGCCGCCTCCTTGAGAAAGGGCAGCAGCAGCCCCTTGTCCTCCAGCCGATCGACCTTGTTGATGGCCAGGATCACGGGCCGCTCGGCGACCTGGATCCGGCGCAGCACCAAGTCGTCCTCGGGCAGCCAGCCGGGGCGGTCAATCACCCAGACCACCAGATCCACGCCCTGCAACGCCGCGCTGGCGGTCCGGTTGAGATAGCGATTCATGGCCCTTTTCTCGCTGGCGTGGAGCCCCGGCGTATCGACGAATACCGCCTGGGCCTCGGCGGTGGTCTTGATGCCGTGGATGCGGTACCGGGTGGTCTGGGGACGCCGCGAGGTAATGCTGATCTTTTGCCCGATCAGGCGATTGAGGAGGGTCGATTTGCCGACATTGGGCCGCCCGACCAGGGCCACATAGCCAGATTTCATGGTTTGAGTCCGAATTCTTGGGCCAGCTTGGTCAGCATTTTCTCTGCCGCCTGCTGTTCCGCCTTCTTGCGGGACGAACCGGTGCCTTCGCAGGTTTCCGGGGTTAAGGACACCCGGCACTGCACGACGAAGCTTTGATCATGCGGTTGTCCCACCACCGACTTGAGGATATAGACCGGCAATTCGAGGCCGTGCGCCTGCATCAACTCCTGCAGTCGGGTTTTAGGATCCTTTTTCCAGTCGTTTACCGACAGCGCTTCGATCTGCTCGGCAAACAGCTGCAAGATCCAACGTCGGCAGGCCTCCATGCCCTGATCGACGAGCAAGGCGCCGATCAAGGCTTCCAAGGCATCCGACAGGATCGAATCGCGCCGATAGCCGCCACTTTTCAATTCCCCGGACCCCAGGATGAGAAACTCCCCCAGGTTCAGTTTACGGGCCAGATTGGCCAGCGCCGTCTGATTGACCAAGGTGGCGCGCAGCCGGCTCAATACCCCTTCGTCGGCCTCGGCGAACCTTTCATACAAACATTCCGCGATGACAAAACCGAGCACAGAATCCCCCAGGAATTCCAGGCGCTCGTTGTTATCCGCCTCGGCGCTGCGATGGGTCAGCGCCCGCTTCACCAGGGCCGGATTGCGAAACTGCACCCCCAACTGTTTGGCGAGCTTCTGCCGATCCAATATCAATGGGGCTTCACCTCGATGGCATCGTCGAAATGCACAACCACATCAATGTTGCCGAAGATAGGCTTGGTCACGTCATAGACGACCTGCACCTTGGTCCGGTCCGGCTCCTTGGTGACCGCCACGTTGTCCGGCGACAGGATGTCGTCGACCATTTCGATATTCCAGCGCTTCATCAGCAGGCTGACGATTTCCTGCTTGCTCAGGGACGGGAGATCTCCGTTATTCTTCAGGGATTCTAGGCTCGAACGCACCTTGAAGTGATTTAGGTAAATCGGGCCGATCTTCAGTACCAAGGTCGCGAAGAAGCCCAGCAAAGCCATGAAGAATAAAAACCCAAGGAAGGTCATACCGCCCTGGCGGTTGCCGGTATCGCCCATGTCAGTGCCCGTAACAGTGGTGGTTTCCTCATCCATCCCATCATTTCAGCACTGTCCCTAGTCGGTCGAATGCGATGCCGGGCTTTTCCGAGTCCCAGCTCATCCAAATGAGAAACGCCTTTCCGACCAGATTACTCTCCGGTACTGGGCCCCAGAAGCGACTGTCGTTGCTGTTATCGCGATTGTCGCCCATGACAAAATAATAACCCTGCGGCACGGTGAACTCACCCTCCTTCATGGAGGGCTCGCCCTGCCGCACTAAAATATCGTGCGTGACGCCGTCCAAATCCTCGCTCAAAAGCAGCTGCGAACCCGCCGACCCGGGATTCCTGTCACCCCCGACATACTCTCCTAAGGGAGTTTGTTTCACCGGCTGGCCGTTCAGGTAGATCTGCTTGTGGTAGTATCCGATCCGATCACCTGGCAAACCAATGATGCGTTTGATGTAATCCACTTTGGGATCTTTCGGAAAACGGAATACCACGATATCGCCCCGTTTCGGCTCTCC is a genomic window of Candidatus Methylocalor cossyra containing:
- the lepB gene encoding signal peptidase I, producing the protein MDYDFSFFLVVATFVTGLVWAGYAGWWRLQPADAPRPEKEPLLVEYARSFFPIVLAVLLLRSFLVEPFRIPSGSMMPTLLIGDFILVNKYTYGIRLPVINKKIIEVGEPKRGDIVVFRFPKDPKVDYIKRIIGLPGDRIGYYHKQIYLNGQPVKQTPLGEYVGGDRNPGSAGSQLLLSEDLDGVTHDILVRQGEPSMKEGEFTVPQGYYFVMGDNRDNSNDSRFWGPVPESNLVGKAFLIWMSWDSEKPGIAFDRLGTVLK
- the rnc gene encoding ribonuclease III; translation: MILDRQKLAKQLGVQFRNPALVKRALTHRSAEADNNERLEFLGDSVLGFVIAECLYERFAEADEGVLSRLRATLVNQTALANLARKLNLGEFLILGSGELKSGGYRRDSILSDALEALIGALLVDQGMEACRRWILQLFAEQIEALSVNDWKKDPKTRLQELMQAHGLELPVYILKSVVGQPHDQSFVVQCRVSLTPETCEGTGSSRKKAEQQAAEKMLTKLAQEFGLKP
- a CDS encoding DUF4845 domain-containing protein, with product MDEETTTVTGTDMGDTGNRQGGMTFLGFLFFMALLGFFATLVLKIGPIYLNHFKVRSSLESLKNNGDLPSLSKQEIVSLLMKRWNIEMVDDILSPDNVAVTKEPDRTKVQVVYDVTKPIFGNIDVVVHFDDAIEVKPH
- the recO gene encoding DNA repair protein RecO: MMGGFPAGFGRVALAEAVVLHRRAYRETSLLVEAFSADHGRVRLLAKGAQRGRAPLARWLQPFIPLRLSWSGRGELPVVTGAEPGEEAIPLTGQDLFCGFYLNELLLKLLPVHDPHPGVFRLYLAALRQLGAGKGRERTLRDFEVALLDEIGYGLALDREAVSGDAIDPAKRYVYVIDQGPVATDQAGEDTVSGATLIALRQRRFAEAGELAEAKRLLRRVIHAHLNGRTLKSRDLFKPVERKELP
- the pdxJ gene encoding pyridoxine 5'-phosphate synthase, translated to MKPVQPILLGVNIDHVATIRQARRTKFPEVVQAALTAEEAGADGITAHLREDRRHIQDRDIELLAALVQTRLNLEMAVTDEMLAIATRVRPAACCLVPERREELTTEGGLDVAGNFDRVRFACEKLGEAGVEVSLFIDPEARQIEAAARAGAPVVELHTGQYAEAASAAARDSELQRLRVAAALAQDAGLIVNAGHGLHYHNVDAVSRIPQIRELNIGHAIVARALFSGLARAVADMKGIMTAARGSIDR
- the era gene encoding GTPase Era; protein product: MKSGYVALVGRPNVGKSTLLNRLIGQKISITSRRPQTTRYRIHGIKTTAEAQAVFVDTPGLHASEKRAMNRYLNRTASAALQGVDLVVWVIDRPGWLPEDDLVLRRIQVAERPVILAINKVDRLEDKGLLLPFLKEAAARYPFAAMVPLSALKGDNLEALEREILEHLPEGEPIFPEDQITDRSERFLAAEIVREKLLRALGQEVPHALTVEIEKFQTEGALRRIHALIWVEREGQKAIVIGRQGEVLKKVGERARCDMERLFDGKVYLELWVKVKENWSDDERALRSLGFVE
- a CDS encoding DUF1328 domain-containing protein — protein: MFSWAVTFLIIAIVAGVLGFSGIAGTAVQIAWILFVVGLILAVVFFVMGRRAPPV